CGTCGACGATGCGGAACGGTTCGAGCATCTTCAGGCGGGCGATCTCCGGTTCGACCAGCTCGACCGGCTGGGAGTTGATGCGAACGCGCCCCTCGCCCTCCTGGACGGTGGCGCGGGCGATGGCCGTCTTCTTCTTTCCGCTCGTGTTCGTTACCATGTGACGTTTGCCCCCAGCTTCTCGCTTACCTCGCCCAACTGGACGAACTTGATGTTCGAGAGCCGATCCAGCGACGTCCCCTCGAGGACCTCCGCGTCCCGGTCGTGGGGGTTGCCGACGTAGACGCGGACGTTCTCGAAGGCCTCGCGCCCGCGGGTGGTCTTGTACGGGACCATCCCGCGGATCGCGCGCTTCATGAGGCCGTCGGGACGTTTCGGGTAGTACGGGCCGCGATCGCTCCCGACCTCGGTCCGCTTGCGGTAGACGTCCATCACGTCGGCCTCGTTGCCGGTGATGACGGCCGACTCGGCGTTGATGACCGCCACCCGCTGGCCGTCGAGTGCGGCTTCCGCGACCTGACTCGCGACGCGACCGAGGATGCAATCGCGGGCGTCGACGACGAGGTCGGCCTCGAACTCTGCGACGCTCATGCGATCACCCCCAGAGCGTAGCTCTGGTGTACTCGCGTTCGCTCGCTCCGCTCGCTCACGCGACCACCGTCGGAACTTTGTTCCGACGTACTCTCATTCGTTTCCGTGCGTTCTCTCATGCGATCACCCTCACGTTGCTGCCGTCGGGGTTCTGTTCGATGACCTCCTCCAACTGCACGACCCGGCCATCGGCCTGTTCGATCTTCGTCTCGGCGGTCCC
The DNA window shown above is from Halalkalicoccus sp. NIPERK01 and carries:
- a CDS encoding 50S ribosomal protein L13; the encoded protein is MSVAEFEADLVVDARDCILGRVASQVAEAALDGQRVAVINAESAVITGNEADVMDVYRKRTEVGSDRGPYYPKRPDGLMKRAIRGMVPYKTTRGREAFENVRVYVGNPHDRDAEVLEGTSLDRLSNIKFVQLGEVSEKLGANVTW